CGAGACAATCCTCTGTCCGTTCCATGTTTTTATTGATTTTATAAGTAATTTTTGATTCACTTTAAAATTTTCGGAATCTCTGATAACGTTTTTCCACTAGCTCTTCCATCTCACATTTAGATAGTTCAGATAATTGACTGATAAGCGCTTTTTGGATCATCCTATTGATTTTCGATTGTTCCAATGCTTCACCATTCATTTCTTCTGGAATCACACGATCAATAATGGTCAGTTCCTTTAATTCAGTCGCTGTAATTTTCATTAATTCAGCCGCTTCTTTTGCACGACTACCATCTTTCCATAAAATCGAAGCAAAACCTTCTGGTGATAACACAGCATAAATGGTATGCTCCAGCATCCAAACTTCATCAGCTACTGCAAGCGCCAATGCACCACCACTTCCGCCTTCACCAATGATGATTGCAATAATTGGCACCTGTAGGTCAGACATTTCAAGCAGGTTTCTAGCAATGGCTTCACCTTCACCACGTTCTTCCGCTTCAATACCGCAATAAGCTCCCGCTGTATTAATAAACGTAATCACTGGACGACCAAATTTTTCAGCTTGCTTCATCAAACGCAACGCTTTGCGATACCCTTCTGGATGAGGAGCCCCAAAGTTACGTTCAATATTTTCAGGCAAATTGCGCCCTTTTTGAATCCCGACAACTGTTACTGGTTTTTCATCTAATGTCGCAATTCCACCAACAACAGCTAAATCATCACCGAAATAGCGGTCACCATGAAATTCCATAAAGTCGCTAAAGATAGAATCAATATATTCTAATGTTGTAAAACGATCCTGCGCTCTTGCTAGGGTGACAATATCATTGGCTGTTTTCTCCATATCTATCTCCACCCTTTCATTGTATGCAGTCTAATTAGATTACTGAGTGATTCCCGCAATTGGTTTCGCGGCACAATTTGGTCGACAAAGCCATGATCTAATAAAAATTCAGCTTTTTGAAAATCATCTGGTAATTCTTGGCGAATCGTCTGCTCGATAACCCGACGCCCAGCAAAACCAATCAAACTCTGCGGCTCCGCTAAAATAATATCTCCATCCATAGCAAAGCTTGCTGTGACTCCGCCAGTTGTTGGATCAGTCAAAACAGTCAAATAAAGTAAACCAGCGTTACTATGACGCTTAACCGCGCCAGAGATTTTCGCCATTTGCATTAGAGAAAAAATGCCTTCTTGCATTCTCGCTCCACCAGATGCAGTAAAAATAATCACTGGCAACTGCTGTTCTGTTGCTCGTTCAAATAAGCGAGTAATTTTCTCCCCTACAACAGTTCCCATGCTTCCCATAATAAAATTAGCATCCATCACACCGATACCAATTGGTTGCCCGTCAATTTTAGCTTTCCCTGTTAAAACCGCCTCATGCAGTTCAGTCTTTTCCTGCATTTTGGCAATTTTGTCTAGATAGCCTGGAAAATTTAATGGATCTTCCGTTACTAAACCCGTATCCCATTCTTCAAAACTCTTTTCATCGACAGTCAATGCAAGTCGTTCCCAAGCACCAATTCTAAAACTATAACCGCAATAAGGACAGACTTTTTCTGCCCCCATATCTTTTGTATAAAGCGTACGTTTGCAACAAGGACATTTTGCCCACATGTTATCCGGAACTGCAGGTTTTTTTGCTGAGGATTGGTCGCTTGGGCGATTCGGATTGATTCGAATGTAGTTTTTCTTCTTAAATAAAGCCATACACCTGCTCCTTTTTAATTATCGCTGTCTGGTTCCCAATTTGGTAAAAATGTTTCTTGTAAAAAACTTGTATCATATTCACCAGCCAGCACATTTTCATGCGTGATCAAATCCAGTTGAAATTCTGAGTTTGTAATAATTCCTTCTGTCACAATCTCATTTAACGCCCGCTGCATCTTCATCAAAGCATCCATACGATCATCCCCGTGAACGATTACTTTCGCAATCATCGAATCATAATAAGGTGGAATCGTGTATCCTGAATACATCGCACTATCCACTCGTAAGCCCATACCGCCGCTTGGAAGTAGTAAGTTTTTGATTTTCCCTGGAGAAGGTGCAAAATTAAACGCAGGATTTTCAGCGTTGATTCGACACTCGATCGCATGACCTTTAATCGTCACATCTTCTTGCGTATATGATAACTCTTCCCCTGAAGCAATCTTTAATTGTGCTTTAACAAGATCGATTCCTGTGACCATTTCTGTCACAGGATGCTCTACTTGAATGCGGGTGTTCATTTCCATAAAATAAAATTCACCTGATTGATCCATTAAAAATTCAATTGTTCCAGCATTTTCATAATGAACAGCTTTAGCAGCTCGTACAGCTGTTTCTCCTAATAATTGGCGTTTTTCTGGTGAAATAGCGATCGAAGGTGATTCTTCAAGAACTTTTTGATTATTTCTTTGCAATGAGCAATCTCGTTCACCTAAATGAATAACATGACCATAATGATCACCCAAAATTTGTACTTCAATGTGACGAGCTGGGTAAATAATTTTTTCTAAATACATATCATCATTGCCGAATGCGGCTTTTGCTTCTTGTTGAGCTGAGGTAAAATGCTGTGGCAGTTCTTCTTTAGTTAACACTTTACGAATCCCTTTACCACCACCACCAGCAGCCGCTTTAAGCATGACAGGATAACCAATACTATCAGCAATCGCTAACGCTTCTTCAACAGAATTAATAACACCAGTACTTCCTGGAATTACCGGAACGTTCGCTTTTTGCATTAACTCACGTGCATTGATTTTATTTCCCATTGCATCAATCGTTTCAGCTTTTGGACCAATAAATGTGATATTGCATTCTTCACACATCGCAGCAAATTGACTATTTTCTGATAAGAAACCAAAACCAGGATGAATTGCTTCTGCATTTGTTACAATCGCTGCACTTAATACACTTTGAACATTTAAATATGAATCAGCAGCTTTCGCTGGACCAATACAAATAGCCTCATCAGCAAGCTGCGTGTGTAATGCTTCTTTATCTGCTTCAGAGTAGACAGCTACCGTCTGTACTCCCAATTCGCGACATGCCCGAATAATCCGAACAGCAATTTCTCCTCTATTTGCAATTAAAACTTTTGAAAACATAGCTCACCTATCCAATCATAAAGGTCAATTCTGCTTCCGCTACTTTTTTCCCGTTCACAGTCGCAATCCCTTTGCCGATGCCGGCTATTTTTTTTACTTTCATAATTTCTACTTCTAACATCAACGTATCTCCTGGAACAACTTTTTGTCTAAACTTGGCTTTGTCAATACCGCCAAAATAAGCTGTTTTACCTTTAAAATCAGGCATAGATAATAATGCTACAGCACCTGCTTGCGCTAATGCCTCAAGAATCAATACACCTGGCATAACAGGCTCTCCTGGAAAATGTCCTTGAAAAAATGGTTCATTGATCGTAACATTTTTCTTTGCGATCACTTTTTCTCCCACAACGATTTCTTCAACTGTATCTAACAACAAAAAGGGATAGCGATGAGGAATAATTGCTTTAATCTCTTCAATATTCATAGCTACACCCCTTTTGATACGCGGAATAAAGGTTGATTAAACTCAACAACATCTTCATTTTGTATCAAGATTTCAGTAATCACACCATCTACTGTTGAAGTAATTTCATTCATCAATTTCATTGCCTCAACAATACAAACAACCTCACCTTTTTTAACTGGGTCGCCGACTTGTTTAAAACTTTCTTTATCAGGTGCTGGTTTCAAATACACGACACCAACAATCGGCGAAATGATTTCTTCGGTGTTTTCTGGTTTGATTTCTGCTTGTGGTGCAGTTTCTTTTACTTCTACAGTTTGGCTAACAGTTTCTTTAGGTGATTCTTGAACCGTTACACTATTCGTGCCCACTGCTTGTTTTGGTTCGTTAGATACTGTTTTTTGAGACACTTTATTTTTATTCATATAAAGACCAAATGAGCCTTCTTTAAGATCAAATTCAGTTAATGTTGATTGATCAAATTGTGCTAGTAAATCTTTCACTTCATTGATATTCATTTTAATCCTCCCAACGTTTTAAACAAAGTACCGCATTATGACCACCAAAACCAAATGAATTCGTTAATGCATAATCAAAGACATGTTTTTGACTTTCATTTGTGACAATATCGATTTCAATAGCCTCATCAAGTTGCTCAATATTGATGGTCGGTGGAATAAATTGATGTTGTAAAGCGTTTAATGTAGCAATAGCCTCAATGCCTCCCGTTGCTCCTAATGCGTGTCCTGTCATACTTTTCGTACTGCTGACACGAACATTTTTAGAGGCCTCTCCCAATGCTGTTTGAATGGCTTTAGTTTCTGCTACATCGTTTGACGGTGTACTTGTTCCATGCGCGTTAATATAGCCTATTTTTTCAGGAGCAATGGATGCTTCTTCAATAGCTAATTGCATTGCTTTAGCAGCCCCACTTCCATCTGGTCTAGGCGAGGTCATATGATATGCATCACAGTTTGCACC
The DNA window shown above is from Enterococcus sp. 4G2_DIV0659 and carries:
- the accD gene encoding acetyl-CoA carboxylase, carboxyltransferase subunit beta, translating into MALFKKKNYIRINPNRPSDQSSAKKPAVPDNMWAKCPCCKRTLYTKDMGAEKVCPYCGYSFRIGAWERLALTVDEKSFEEWDTGLVTEDPLNFPGYLDKIAKMQEKTELHEAVLTGKAKIDGQPIGIGVMDANFIMGSMGTVVGEKITRLFERATEQQLPVIIFTASGGARMQEGIFSLMQMAKISGAVKRHSNAGLLYLTVLTDPTTGGVTASFAMDGDIILAEPQSLIGFAGRRVIEQTIRQELPDDFQKAEFLLDHGFVDQIVPRNQLRESLSNLIRLHTMKGWR
- the fabZ gene encoding 3-hydroxyacyl-ACP dehydratase FabZ → MNIEEIKAIIPHRYPFLLLDTVEEIVVGEKVIAKKNVTINEPFFQGHFPGEPVMPGVLILEALAQAGAVALLSMPDFKGKTAYFGGIDKAKFRQKVVPGDTLMLEVEIMKVKKIAGIGKGIATVNGKKVAEAELTFMIG
- a CDS encoding acetyl-CoA carboxylase carboxyl transferase subunit alpha, which encodes MEKTANDIVTLARAQDRFTTLEYIDSIFSDFMEFHGDRYFGDDLAVVGGIATLDEKPVTVVGIQKGRNLPENIERNFGAPHPEGYRKALRLMKQAEKFGRPVITFINTAGAYCGIEAEERGEGEAIARNLLEMSDLQVPIIAIIIGEGGSGGALALAVADEVWMLEHTIYAVLSPEGFASILWKDGSRAKEAAELMKITATELKELTIIDRVIPEEMNGEALEQSKINRMIQKALISQLSELSKCEMEELVEKRYQRFRKF
- the accB gene encoding acetyl-CoA carboxylase biotin carboxyl carrier protein, translated to MNINEVKDLLAQFDQSTLTEFDLKEGSFGLYMNKNKVSQKTVSNEPKQAVGTNSVTVQESPKETVSQTVEVKETAPQAEIKPENTEEIISPIVGVVYLKPAPDKESFKQVGDPVKKGEVVCIVEAMKLMNEITSTVDGVITEILIQNEDVVEFNQPLFRVSKGV
- a CDS encoding acetyl-CoA carboxylase biotin carboxylase subunit; the protein is MFSKVLIANRGEIAVRIIRACRELGVQTVAVYSEADKEALHTQLADEAICIGPAKAADSYLNVQSVLSAAIVTNAEAIHPGFGFLSENSQFAAMCEECNITFIGPKAETIDAMGNKINARELMQKANVPVIPGSTGVINSVEEALAIADSIGYPVMLKAAAGGGGKGIRKVLTKEELPQHFTSAQQEAKAAFGNDDMYLEKIIYPARHIEVQILGDHYGHVIHLGERDCSLQRNNQKVLEESPSIAISPEKRQLLGETAVRAAKAVHYENAGTIEFLMDQSGEFYFMEMNTRIQVEHPVTEMVTGIDLVKAQLKIASGEELSYTQEDVTIKGHAIECRINAENPAFNFAPSPGKIKNLLLPSGGMGLRVDSAMYSGYTIPPYYDSMIAKVIVHGDDRMDALMKMQRALNEIVTEGIITNSEFQLDLITHENVLAGEYDTSFLQETFLPNWEPDSDN